Proteins encoded within one genomic window of Cellulomonas flavigena DSM 20109:
- a CDS encoding Fpg/Nei family DNA glycosylase — protein sequence MPELPEVEALAQFLGERAVGRAVTRVEVAAISALKTFRPPPTALRGGTVLEASRHGKWLDLSVGSLADGTLHVVWHLSRAGWVRWYDALPERPARPGKSPLALRVGFDDGSGFDLTEAGTRKRLAVHVVADPADVPQIATLGVEPLSDAFTPERLGELLAARNQQVKGLLRDQGTIAGIGNAYSDEILLVARTSPFAPTRSYDEARTRRLHTAIREVLTEAVTTAAGRPAAELKDAKRRGMRVHGRTGEPCPGWDGTPCGDTVHEVSFADSSLQYCPTCQTGGKPLADRRMSRLLR from the coding sequence GTGCCGGAGCTGCCCGAGGTCGAGGCGCTCGCGCAGTTCCTGGGCGAGCGGGCGGTCGGCCGTGCCGTGACGCGCGTCGAGGTCGCGGCGATCAGCGCGCTCAAGACCTTCCGTCCCCCACCGACCGCGCTGCGCGGGGGTACCGTGCTCGAGGCGTCCCGGCACGGCAAGTGGCTGGACCTCTCGGTCGGCTCCCTCGCCGACGGCACGCTCCACGTGGTGTGGCACCTGTCGCGCGCCGGGTGGGTGCGTTGGTACGACGCGCTGCCGGAGCGACCGGCACGACCGGGGAAGTCCCCGCTCGCTCTGCGGGTCGGGTTCGACGACGGCTCCGGGTTCGACCTCACGGAGGCCGGCACGCGCAAGCGGCTCGCCGTGCACGTCGTCGCGGACCCGGCGGACGTCCCGCAGATCGCCACCCTCGGCGTGGAGCCGTTGTCCGACGCGTTCACCCCTGAGCGCCTCGGCGAGCTGCTCGCGGCACGCAACCAGCAGGTCAAGGGCCTCCTGCGTGACCAGGGCACCATCGCGGGCATCGGCAACGCCTACTCCGACGAGATCCTGCTCGTCGCGCGGACGAGCCCGTTCGCACCCACGCGCTCGTACGACGAGGCCCGCACGCGCAGGCTGCACACGGCGATCCGCGAGGTCCTCACCGAGGCCGTCACCACCGCGGCCGGCCGCCCGGCCGCGGAGCTCAAGGACGCCAAGCGCCGCGGCATGCGTGTGCACGGACGCACCGGGGAGCCCTGCCCCGGGTGGGACGGCACGCCGTGCGGTGACACGGTGCACGAGGTGTCGTTCGCGGACTCCTCGCTGCAGTACTGCCCGACGTGCCAGACCGGCGGCAAGCCGCTCGCGGACCGTCGCATGTCGCGCCTGCTGCGCTGA
- a CDS encoding proline--tRNA ligase, with protein MLLRMSTLFVRTLREDPADAEVASHRLLVRAGYIRRAAPGIYTWLPLGLRVLAKVEQVVREEMAAIGAQEVHFPALLPKEPYEATGRWTEYGPNIFRLKDRKGGDYLLAPTHEEMFTLLVKDLYSSYKDLPLALYQIQTKYRDEARPRAGLIRGREFVMKDAYSFDVDDAGLAASYEAQRAAYQRIFDRLGLEYVIVAATSGAMGGSRSEEFLTPTAIGEDTFVRSAGGYAANVEAVTTVVPEPVDASEVPAAHVEDTPDTPTIDTLVALANERFARPDRPWTAADTLKNVVLALVQPTGERELVVVGLPGDREVDLKRLEAAVAPAEVEPAGDADFAAHRELVRGYIGPGVLGPNVPVADGAERTAVRYLLDPRVVPGTRWITGANEAGRHVFDLVMGRDFTADGTVEAAEVRAGDPAPDGSGPLELARGIEIGHIFQLGRKYAQALGLTVLDQNGKAQVVTMGSYGIGVTRVLAALAEANHDERGLAWPADVAPAHVHVLATGKDAAVFEAAEALATTLSARGVEVLYDDRPKVSPGVKFADAELLGVPLVVVVGRGLADGVVEVRPRAGGTSEQVPVATAADRVAELVDELVAG; from the coding sequence ATGCTCCTGCGCATGTCCACGCTGTTCGTCCGCACCCTGCGCGAGGACCCCGCCGATGCCGAGGTCGCCAGCCACCGGCTGCTCGTGCGCGCGGGGTACATCCGTCGCGCCGCCCCCGGCATCTACACCTGGCTCCCGCTGGGCCTGCGCGTCCTCGCGAAGGTCGAGCAGGTCGTCCGCGAGGAGATGGCCGCGATCGGGGCGCAGGAGGTGCACTTCCCGGCGCTGCTGCCCAAGGAGCCGTACGAGGCCACGGGCCGGTGGACCGAGTACGGGCCCAACATCTTCCGCCTGAAGGACCGCAAGGGCGGTGACTACCTCCTCGCGCCCACGCACGAGGAGATGTTCACGCTGCTGGTCAAGGACCTGTACTCGTCGTACAAGGACCTGCCGCTCGCGCTCTACCAGATCCAGACCAAGTACCGGGACGAGGCGCGGCCGCGCGCCGGTCTCATCCGCGGGCGCGAGTTCGTCATGAAGGACGCCTACTCCTTCGACGTCGACGACGCAGGGCTCGCCGCGTCCTACGAGGCGCAGCGGGCCGCGTACCAGCGGATCTTCGACCGCCTCGGCCTGGAGTACGTCATCGTGGCCGCGACGTCGGGTGCCATGGGCGGCTCGCGCTCGGAGGAGTTCCTCACGCCGACCGCGATCGGTGAGGACACGTTCGTGCGTTCGGCCGGCGGCTACGCGGCCAACGTCGAGGCCGTCACGACGGTCGTGCCCGAACCGGTCGACGCGTCGGAGGTGCCCGCCGCCCACGTCGAGGACACGCCCGACACCCCGACGATCGACACGCTCGTCGCCCTCGCGAACGAGCGGTTCGCACGTCCCGACCGTCCCTGGACGGCCGCCGACACCCTCAAGAACGTGGTGCTCGCGCTGGTGCAGCCCACGGGGGAGCGCGAGCTCGTCGTCGTCGGGCTGCCCGGCGACCGTGAGGTCGACCTCAAGCGCCTCGAAGCGGCGGTCGCGCCGGCCGAGGTGGAACCGGCCGGCGACGCCGACTTCGCGGCCCACCGCGAGCTCGTGCGCGGGTACATCGGCCCCGGCGTGCTGGGCCCGAACGTCCCGGTCGCCGACGGTGCCGAGCGCACCGCGGTGCGCTACCTGCTGGACCCGCGCGTCGTGCCCGGCACGCGGTGGATCACCGGGGCGAACGAGGCCGGTCGCCACGTGTTCGACCTGGTCATGGGCCGCGACTTCACCGCGGACGGCACGGTCGAGGCCGCCGAGGTGCGCGCCGGTGACCCGGCGCCGGACGGTTCGGGCCCGCTCGAGCTCGCGCGCGGCATCGAGATCGGCCACATCTTCCAGCTCGGCCGCAAGTACGCGCAGGCGCTCGGACTGACGGTGCTCGACCAGAACGGCAAGGCACAGGTCGTCACCATGGGTTCCTACGGCATCGGCGTCACGCGCGTCCTCGCGGCGCTCGCGGAGGCCAACCACGACGAGCGCGGCCTCGCGTGGCCGGCCGACGTCGCGCCGGCCCACGTGCACGTCCTGGCCACCGGCAAGGACGCCGCGGTGTTCGAGGCGGCCGAGGCCCTCGCCACGACGCTCTCGGCGCGTGGCGTCGAGGTCCTCTACGACGACCGCCCCAAGGTGTCGCCGGGCGTGAAGTTCGCCGACGCCGAGCTCCTCGGCGTGCCGCTGGTCGTGGTCGTGGGCCGCGGTCTGGCCGACGGTGTGGTCGAGGTGCGTCCGCGCGCCGGTGGCACGTCGGAGCAGGTCCCGGTGGCCACCGCCGCCGACCGCGTCGCCGAGCTGGTGGACGAGCTGGTCGCGGGCTGA